One Cytophagales bacterium DNA window includes the following coding sequences:
- a CDS encoding gliding motility-associated C-terminal domain-containing protein encodes MIFSQDLELIGLLDGQLVTIDSLTGQATVYRTPSGPANLADLTYHESNDAFYSLRNTSNEPSLIRISVDGEFEEIGSLTINGNQIPLAEALAYYPEQEKLYAAVSLNGGTSDNDFYSESIVEVDTNTGECIFITEISTNQTNPDIDVMTFSGDDLYLADGAPPSANFLSIYRLNFQSVGVLSNPVVTYESSYLPIRDFTVIGSSIYFTEERKLYKYSTISNTIQLIGTTHSQSDFSGEIIQGISKFESCFLPFLDLGEDQVVCDRQSLLLDATNSNATYTWQDGSSASTFLVTSSGTYSVRVDNACGLTVDTVKVDFLDTPIVDLGEDQTLCDTNTVELELTAVPGTYTWQDGSESPRYEVSQPGNYWVLVENACGSDSDTVRIDYLDTPTLNLGEDQTLCNGSSLVLDVSSVQGNYRWIDGSDDFLFEVTQSGTYWLEVENFCGTAKDSIEIVYDDLLVSSIPNVFTPNGDGVNDYFFIDSRLMNTSLQVFQRTGHKVYESTNYQNDWDGSNLPSGTYYWSLSNTCGHYKGSVTILY; translated from the coding sequence TTGATTTTCTCGCAAGACCTTGAGCTAATTGGATTGCTAGATGGGCAACTCGTGACCATAGATAGTCTGACAGGTCAAGCTACTGTTTATCGAACTCCAAGCGGGCCTGCAAACCTGGCTGATCTCACGTATCATGAGTCCAACGATGCATTTTATAGTTTAAGAAATACATCCAACGAACCTTCTTTAATTCGTATATCTGTTGATGGGGAATTTGAAGAAATTGGCAGCCTTACAATTAATGGTAATCAGATTCCTTTGGCTGAAGCCCTGGCATATTATCCGGAACAAGAAAAACTATATGCTGCAGTTAGTTTGAACGGCGGCACATCGGATAATGACTTCTATTCGGAATCCATCGTAGAGGTTGACACAAATACAGGCGAGTGTATTTTCATTACGGAAATCTCAACAAATCAAACCAATCCTGACATAGATGTCATGACCTTTAGTGGGGATGATCTATATCTCGCAGATGGAGCACCTCCGTCAGCCAATTTTTTATCCATATATCGATTAAACTTTCAGAGCGTTGGTGTGCTTTCCAATCCGGTTGTAACATATGAAAGTTCCTACTTACCTATTCGAGACTTTACGGTTATTGGGTCAAGTATTTATTTTACCGAAGAAAGAAAGCTTTATAAATACTCCACAATTAGTAACACCATCCAATTAATCGGAACCACACATAGCCAGAGTGATTTTAGTGGGGAAATCATCCAGGGGATAAGTAAGTTTGAAAGCTGCTTTTTACCTTTTCTAGACCTTGGAGAAGACCAGGTTGTTTGTGACCGACAATCACTTCTATTGGATGCAACAAATTCAAATGCTACCTATACGTGGCAAGATGGTTCTTCAGCTTCAACTTTTTTAGTCACCTCCTCCGGCACTTACTCTGTCAGAGTGGATAACGCTTGTGGTTTGACAGTGGACACAGTAAAAGTTGATTTTCTAGATACTCCAATTGTGGATCTGGGAGAGGATCAGACACTTTGTGACACCAATACTGTGGAATTAGAATTGACAGCTGTACCAGGAACCTATACGTGGCAAGATGGGTCTGAAAGTCCACGCTATGAAGTTTCACAGCCCGGAAATTACTGGGTATTGGTAGAAAACGCATGTGGATCAGACTCAGATACAGTAAGAATTGATTATTTGGATACCCCAACATTGAATTTAGGAGAGGACCAGACGCTATGCAATGGCAGCTCTTTAGTATTAGATGTGTCATCTGTACAAGGAAATTATAGGTGGATAGATGGGTCCGATGACTTCTTATTTGAGGTCACACAATCTGGAACATACTGGCTCGAAGTAGAAAACTTCTGCGGAACAGCGAAAGACTCGATAGAAATTGTCTATGATGATTTATTGGTGTCAAGTATTCCCAATGTATTTACACCGAATGGAGACGGTGTTAATGATTACTTTTTCATCGATTCAAGGCTTATGAACACATCACTGCAAGTATTTCAAAGAACCGGGCATAAAGTTTATGAGTCTACGAACTATCAAAATGACTGGGATGGCAGTAATCTCCCCTCAGGTACATACTACTGGTCTTTATCCAATACCTGTGGTCATTACAAAGGTTCGGTGACTATCCTTTACTAG